A region of the Flavobacteriaceae bacterium MAR_2010_188 genome:
AACCGATTGAAAAGTATTGTTAGCTATTACCAAAGCCGTAGGGTTGGCGTTGCCGATATCTTCGCTGGCCAAAATCAACATTCTTCTAGCGATAAACTTAACGTCTTCGCCTCCTTCAATCATTCTTGCCAAATAGTAAACCGCCGCATTTGGATCACTTCCTCTAATTGACTTTATAAAGGCAGAAATGATATCGTAATGTTGTTCGCCAGTTTTATCATAACGCGCCATATTGGTCTGCACTTTCTGCGACACAACTTCGTCGGTGATTTCGATTTCTTCATTTTCATTAAAGGAAGAAACAATAAGCTCAAACAGATTTAAGAGTTTACGAGCATCACCACCAGAATATCTTAGTAAAGCGGCTTTCTCTTTTAGCTGAATTTTATACCGTTGGAGGATTTTGTCAGTATTTTTTGCTCTTTCGAGCAAATCCTCTAAGTCTTGTTTGGTAAAAGCATTTAAAATATAAACCTGACAACGAGAAAGAAGTGCAGGGATAACTTCAAAACTAGGGTTTTCAGTGGTGGCGCCGATTAAAGTTACCCATCCTTTCTCTACTGCTTGGAGTAAAGAATCCTGTTGTGATTTGCTAAACCTATGGATTTCATCTATAAAAAGAATCGGATTTTTAGTGGTAAACAGACCTCCTTTCTGCTTGGCCTTATCGATGATTTCACGAATATCCTTAACGCCACTGTTAATTGCGCTGAGGGTATAAAACGGTCTTTCTGAAGATTCCGCAATAATGGTCGCCAAGGTTGTTTTGCCGGTACCGGGCGGTCCCCATAATATCATGGAAGTAATTACTCCGCTCTTCAATTGTTGGCGGATTATCCCGCTGTCACCCACCAAATGAGATTGACTTAAGTAGTCATTTAGCGTTTTAGGTCTTAATCTTTCTGCAAGTGGCTCGTTCATTCTCTAAAATTACGAATTATGGAATGACAAATTTTCATAGTTTTTAATATTTGGAAATGTTATTGTTAGTATTAGTTAATTGTTAGTAGTTAATAGTTATTAGTGTAAGGAAGCACTAGTAGGCATTAGGCATTAGGCATTAGGTATTAGGTATTAAGTCATAAGTCTTGAGTCTAGAATCTAGAATCTAGAATCTAGAGTCTAAAGTCTTGCATCTTTTATCAGCTGATAGTAAATTGTAAGTTTTAAATTAAACGAATCATGAGCCAGAACCAATTTAAATATTCTACGGGTGTTGTTGCCTATCCGGTATTTTTTGTTTTGGCAATCTGGATCGTGTTTTGGCTGCAAGTGAGATTTTTTTCGGGAATTAAATATTTTGGAATCTATCCAAAAACTTTGGAAGGTCTTAGGGGAGTGATTTTTAGTCCTTTTATTCATTCTAATATCGAACATCTTTATAGAAACACCTTTCCGTTGCTCATTCTCTCCATGGCATTGTTTTACTTCTATCGTAAAATAGCCTGGAAAATCTTGCTTTATGGAATTTTGATTTCAGGGTTGATTACCTGGTCAATCGGCAGGCCGGCCAACCACATTGGGGCTAGCAGCGTTATTTACGTTCTGGCTAGTTTTATTTTCTTTAAAGGAATCTTTGCCAAACATTATAGACTAGTAGCGTTGAGCTTTGTCGTGGTTTTTTTATATGGAAGTATGATTTGGTACGTTTTTCCGGTGAAGGAAGAAATCTCTTGGGAGGGGCATCTAGGAGGATTTATTGCCGGATTTATCTTTGCTCTGCTCTTTAAAAAATCTATTGCACAAAAAGAAAGTTATCATTGGCAAGCGGAAGATTATGTTGAAGAGGAGGACGAATTCCTAAAGCATTTTGATGAAAATGGAAATTTTATAGAAAACCTTCAAGTTGAAGAAGAATTGTTGGCCGAGGAAAATCCAGATGAAATTCCACTACCTAAAATAACCATCACTTATACCTATAAGGAAAAAGGTTCTTAGAGTCTTTGTCTAACTGCTTCGTACAAGATCGCACCGCAGGCAACCGAAACATTTAAGGATTCAATGGTACCTAGAATAGGAAGTTTTACTCTCTCGTCAGCAACTTTCAACACCGAAGGATTAATTCCTCTTCCTTCAGAACCCATTATAATGGCACAGCCTTCCTTAAAAGAAATATCATAGATATACTTTTCGGTCTTTTCTGTTGCTGCAATTACCTTTATACCAGAAGCCTGCATAAAATAAACGGCATCCTTAATATGGTCTACTTTACAGATCGGAATATTAAAAATGGCACCTGCGCTGGTCTTTATCGTATCGCCGTTAACCGGAGCACCACCTTTTTTCTGAATGATAATCCCTGCGACTGAAGTACACTCAGCCGTTCTTATGATTGCGCCAAAGTTTCTTACGTCACTCAGCTGGTCTAATAAAATAAAGATTGGATTGTCTTCTTTTGCTAAGGCCGAAGTCACCATATCTTCCATCTCTAAGAATTCGATAGGAGAAATCTTAGCGACCACACCTTGATGGTTATTATTCGTTAAGCGATTTAATTTTTCGATAGGAACGTAAGAAGTATTGACTTTCTCTTTAGCCAATAATTCCTCCAATTCGTTATATAAATCACCTCTAAGCCCTTTTTGCAGAAATATCTTATCGATATTCTCTTGAGACTTTATAGCTTCTATAACCGCTCTTAAACCGTAAATCGTAGTTTCTTTAGACATGCTGCAAAGTTACACATTCAATTGATAAAAATTAGAAAGTTACGCTTATCGCTTTATAATCTTTTTGATAACTGTATTCCCGCCAATCTGCAGCTGTAAAAGATATATTCCTGCTTGAAGATTAGAAATGTCTAGTGACTTTAAATCAGTCGAAATATTTATTGTTTTTCCAGTTAAATCCGTAATAGAAATCTCATCAATCTTTTGAAAGCTATTGATGTTCAAGAGACCGTCGGTAGGATTCGGAAATATAGAAATTCCCGCTAGTTCAGAAGATTCAGTAGAAAGTGTGACGCAACTAGAGATATTTGGGTTTAACTCTATTGGGTCAGATGGGGTTAAGTCCCTCCCTTGAAAAGCCGGATATGTTTCAGAATATTTTAGCGCTCTAAAAATCATATTATTAATAAGAGATGGGTCGTATCCTTGAGATATGATATTTCCATTGGTATAATTTTCAGGCACAATATACTGCCAAACGATATTTTCATTTTCATCAATCTCTCTTAATTCACCATAACTTCCTTCTGCGATTAAGGTATTTCCATTTTCTAGTCTCTGCGCACTGCTTACGATAGGAGAATAGAGATCATCTGGAGCGTAAATATAATCGGGAGACGTAGGACCAAATTCGGTATTTGCCGTATATGAGTAATTGCCTGGAGAACTTTCTGGAAGGTCTAGAATAAATATTGCGGAGTTCGCGGGTTTTTCAGGATACTGATTGTTATAAAGCATTAGCTTACCAGCGTCTCTTAGCCCTTGTTCTATAAAATGCGCGTAATGTTGCCCACCTAATTGACGATCGGCTTCGGTGCCTTGTCGGTAGACCTGTGGATTGCCCCAGCGGTATAAAAAATCCCCGCCCTTACTATAATCGCCTCCGGTGGAAGTGGCTGCTTCCGATGTTGAGGTAGAATGGTCGATGATATAGATTTCATTTAAAAATCTCGAGCTTAGTACTACCTGGTCCAAATTTTCGTCATACTGAAGACTATTAATATGTAACCAGCGAGCCGAGCCACTATTATTCTGGGTATAATTGAAATCTAATCTTTCAGGGTGAAGCGATACATTCCCGAAATTATTTTTTGTTGAATCAAAATCCTGTATGAGATGGTCAAAAAAGTTCCATTCCCAAACAATGGTTCCACGATTTAATCCTGAAGGCTGTACTTCAATTATTCTTTCATTATAGATTTGATCTTCATCTATTAAAGCTGGATTTCTTCCTGCTGCTATTGCTTCATCTCTGGTAATTTCTGTTGCCGCTAGAATCAGGACGTTTCCATTGGGCATCGGATAAATATCGTGATGCTGCCGATGTTCTTCATTATCATAAAAAAATTGCCAATTAAGTGTACCGTCCCAATTAAATCTTTCAATGACTCCACCCGAACCACCAAATTGAAAAGTTTCCGATTGGGTATTACCGGCTCGTAAAATTTCACCAGTAGGCAAGAGGTAGACCGAATTACCTGGAGAATAATCACTCGTCCATTTATTTACAACTTCACCACAGTTATTGATGAGATAAGTGTCTTTGTATGAAGTGAAAAGTGTATATCCACTCTGGGTGGTCGCACTGTAACTAATTGTGCCGACGGTATTTTGGGAAAATAGGGTAGAACTCGAGGCCAGGAAGATAAATAAGGACTTATTAATTTTAAATAATAGCTTGAAGAATTTCATGTTTTAGATTATAGATATTAAAACCTGGTAAAAAAAAAGCCACCTCAAGAGGTGGCTTTTTGGTATTATATAATGTGATTATTCAGCACAAACAACAATTGGTAATAAACCTGCTCCTTGTTCACCAAAATCTCCAGAATCGAAAACTAAAGTACCATCCGGTGCATAAACCTCAAAACGGATTTCACCGTATTGATCACCTGGGAAGGTCCAAGATGCACTTTCAGTTCCTTCAGGAATAGTTACAGTCACTTCTCCTTCAGAAACACCTTCAGTACAATCGAAGTCACTTGCTAAATACGGAGAACAAAGTCCAACTTCAACAACAGTTCCATCAAGATCAATCATTAGACCACTTCCACCGTTACCGTCATCTGTTTGCCATCCGTCACCGTAAGAATCAAACATTTTCACTACGTAATCTCCAGGCTGTGGAGAACAAGTAATCAAAGTGTTGTAAGAGAAAGGTGCTTTAAAGAAAATACCAGTCAACACTGAATTACTACTTTCAGGACCAAAAGATCTGCCGTCAGTTAAATTGAGCACTAACTCAAAAACTAGGATATCACCTGCAGAAATAGTTTCGTTTCCAAAACCTAATGCAGCAGTAGCTTCACCATAGGTAGCAGTAATCGTTGCTCTTGGGAGACCAACTGGACCAACTGTAAAGTCACTTGCGGGAATAGATTTAATAAATGCCGTTGAGCTTTCATTAATTCCATCAGCTGGCGTATTGTCTCTGTATCTTACGTAAACATCTACACTCTCCATTAGTCCACCATCTTCTTTGTCCTGCTCTTCAACAGTAACGCTAAAGGTAGATGATGGATTACTTGAATTTAAAAGGTTATTTTCGATGCTAACTGTCCTAAGGACGGCACCTTTTTCAAAGTCTAATACTTCATAAATAGTATTATCTGGATCAGTATCACAGGAAACCATTACGAGTACTGCACTTAATATTGATAAGCCTTTAATTATATTTTTCATTTTTTAAATTTTTTAGTTTGCTGGGTTAGTAACTCCTGAATCCCAAAATACCTTAGTTGCGTTATCCACTCTTTGGTTAATATTTGGATTAGATAACACTTCATCTGAAGGATATAACAACGTTCTTGGGAAAGTACCTGAATTAGCATCGATATTTCTAGCAAGGGTTCTAGGGTAACCTGTTCTTCTTACAAAATTATAGCCATCTGCTCCAGCACCGTAAAGCGCAATAAAGTATTGCTCACCTAAGATATCCATTTTGTCTTTCTCAACCGGATAACCATTGGCATCCACTGCAGTAGTTCTTGCAGCACTGCTAAACTCATCGGTAATATTTTCGATGAATTCTTGAACTCTCTCTTCGCTAGGAGCAAAAGAAAGGTCAGCAGTAGGATCTTTAGGACCAAAAGTCATTACATATTCAATAGATTCTGTTACACCTGCAGTGAAATGTTCTTCAGCCATTGCCGTGTTATCCAACATAAGATAAGCTTCAGCTCTCCAGAACTCAACATATGAAGAAAGGATGATTGGCTCGATACCATTTCCTCCGGCACCAAGACCAAGACCAACACCTGCATCATATAAAGTAAGATCTTCTTGATCTGCACTTAATACAACGTAATCTAGGTTATCATCAAA
Encoded here:
- a CDS encoding 23S rRNA (guanosine2251-2'-O)-methyltransferase, translating into MSKETTIYGLRAVIEAIKSQENIDKIFLQKGLRGDLYNELEELLAKEKVNTSYVPIEKLNRLTNNNHQGVVAKISPIEFLEMEDMVTSALAKEDNPIFILLDQLSDVRNFGAIIRTAECTSVAGIIIQKKGGAPVNGDTIKTSAGAIFNIPICKVDHIKDAVYFMQASGIKVIAATEKTEKYIYDISFKEGCAIIMGSEGRGINPSVLKVADERVKLPILGTIESLNVSVACGAILYEAVRQRL
- a CDS encoding putative ATPase, whose translation is MNEPLAERLRPKTLNDYLSQSHLVGDSGIIRQQLKSGVITSMILWGPPGTGKTTLATIIAESSERPFYTLSAINSGVKDIREIIDKAKQKGGLFTTKNPILFIDEIHRFSKSQQDSLLQAVEKGWVTLIGATTENPSFEVIPALLSRCQVYILNAFTKQDLEDLLERAKNTDKILQRYKIQLKEKAALLRYSGGDARKLLNLFELIVSSFNENEEIEITDEVVSQKVQTNMARYDKTGEQHYDIISAFIKSIRGSDPNAAVYYLARMIEGGEDVKFIARRMLILASEDIGNANPTALVIANNTFQSVTVIGNPESRIILSQCAIYLATSAKSNASYEAISKAQRLVKQTGDLPVPLSIRNAPTTLMKELGYGDNYKYAHSYENNFAELEFLPDEISNTKLYEPGNNAREKAQRDFLKARWKNKYGY
- a CDS encoding Por secretion system C-terminal sorting domain-containing protein, with the translated sequence MKFFKLLFKINKSLFIFLASSSTLFSQNTVGTISYSATTQSGYTLFTSYKDTYLINNCGEVVNKWTSDYSPGNSVYLLPTGEILRAGNTQSETFQFGGSGGVIERFNWDGTLNWQFFYDNEEHRQHHDIYPMPNGNVLILAATEITRDEAIAAGRNPALIDEDQIYNERIIEVQPSGLNRGTIVWEWNFFDHLIQDFDSTKNNFGNVSLHPERLDFNYTQNNSGSARWLHINSLQYDENLDQVVLSSRFLNEIYIIDHSTSTSEAATSTGGDYSKGGDFLYRWGNPQVYRQGTEADRQLGGQHYAHFIEQGLRDAGKLMLYNNQYPEKPANSAIFILDLPESSPGNYSYTANTEFGPTSPDYIYAPDDLYSPIVSSAQRLENGNTLIAEGSYGELREIDENENIVWQYIVPENYTNGNIISQGYDPSLINNMIFRALKYSETYPAFQGRDLTPSDPIELNPNISSCVTLSTESSELAGISIFPNPTDGLLNINSFQKIDEISITDLTGKTINISTDLKSLDISNLQAGIYLLQLQIGGNTVIKKIIKR
- a CDS encoding Membrane associated serine protease, rhomboid family encodes the protein MSQNQFKYSTGVVAYPVFFVLAIWIVFWLQVRFFSGIKYFGIYPKTLEGLRGVIFSPFIHSNIEHLYRNTFPLLILSMALFYFYRKIAWKILLYGILISGLITWSIGRPANHIGASSVIYVLASFIFFKGIFAKHYRLVALSFVVVFLYGSMIWYVFPVKEEISWEGHLGGFIAGFIFALLFKKSIAQKESYHWQAEDYVEEEDEFLKHFDENGNFIENLQVEEELLAEENPDEIPLPKITITYTYKEKGS